The following DNA comes from Capsicum annuum cultivar UCD-10X-F1 chromosome 7, UCD10Xv1.1, whole genome shotgun sequence.
AGCACAAAAAAGCCCGTCATTTCCCACGAAGGTCTCACACCATTTACGTAATAAAATAACAACTCATGCATTAACCCTGAAACGACAAAAGTTGCCAGCATGGCGACACGTCGGGCCCACTCTTTACCAACCACGTGGCACAATGCTGACGTCATGGGGTCGTATACCGTTAGTCGTAGTATATTGGTTACCGTGAGATTCCACCTGTGACCCCAGAAATCTTGTAACGAAGTTGATAAATAAGGTTCATTTGATGGTAACTCTAGCTCTAAGTCCAACCCCAccataatatttttaacaataaAGCTAGATAATGCTACAAGAATATCAACTACAAGAAATATCAATAAACTATAACAAATCAAGATCAATATTGGATGTATTTGACTTTTGTAATGAAAAGTCAACTCCAAGATAATTGCAAATAGAACAAATTCAACACCTAAATTTAAAGGGattttcttgatttgttttttttccatattattttgtTTGGATCTAAGAGGAAGGGAagccataaaaataaaaataggaagattttttattgttaaattattttttgttaaggAAGAAAGAGGACCTTGATTAAAAGCAAATAAAAGGAGTTTAAAATTGGCTAACCAAGTAATGaaaaaagttgtaagtcctataAGAAATgcagaagaaaaataaagtgggAGAATtgtaaagaaataaataattggaAGAAGAGAAATTAACCTTGGAATTCCTTTTGGGATTTTGGATGAAAAGAAATAGCAATAACAAAGAGAGAAAATTATATAGAGAAAAATATGaattgatgacattttttttttttttggactatGGTTGTTCTTGGATTTTGCTTTCTATCTTTAATGGTCTATAGCAATTGGAAAATGataagtgtgtgtgtgtttttattgacttgaaattgattagtTTTACCTACCACACGAGAGaacttaaaaatgaattaaataaagCACACAAAAGGGACATACATGTGCCACAAAAAAGAAAACACAACTAGAAGTAATAAATGTAAATTAGTTAAAGAAACTAAAAGAATATTTTGCATATATTTAGTTTGAGATCACATGGTTCAACAATTTTTTTAAGAATCACATGGttcaacaatttttttaattctcttaaattttatgtaaattaGATTAGACAAACGAATTGAAATGGACCAATAATGATAATACCAAAAGTGAAAAGTACAATCATCCAAAATGCATACTTCTCTATTAGTAACGAGAATTACATATTCTTCGTTGCGacaaaatataatgaattttggtTCTCACCACGAACAACAATAACACCACCAAAGGATGTgatgcagtggatggggctgctcctcCCTTAGCTAGAGGTCTCGGATTCGAGCCCTAAGTAtggaaaaatccttggtagggagcGTTACCCCCGAATGAATCCCTACCCAGCGCGAATCCGAGttagtcggactccaatgcgGATAGTGGACACTGGAAGGGAAAccaccaaaaaaaaaaggaacagcAACAATAACATTAATATTACACCTTTCTGTTGAAATGattaatgaataaattatttttttcttgttcgcTAATAGATTCTGATTGAATATTGATAGTTTgctaaatatcaatatttaggaaaatagcttattGTAGGACAAAAATAACTAATTAAGAGAAAGGGTTTATATGTTTTGATCATAGTCCACAGATAATACTTTTATGtctaatttatttaatattaaccGCGCATCGCACAAATAGTATACTACTAATTTTATCCAAAATGACTCACAAACTGAAGCATTTTGAGTTTGAAGAAGTCACAGCAAAACACAAATTCTTCAAGTACCTTTACATCTGCACCATTTCTAATCAATGGTGGAAAAAAAAGCCCAAAAGAAGTTACCATCACAAACCCAATGGTCAACGGGCCCGAAATAAGCCCGGAAAGCCGCCACGTGTCCTTCAAAGCCCGCTTAACATCAGTCTCCACCACCACACAAAGCCCGTGAAGTGCAAAAAAGCCTGTCATTTCCCAGGAAGGCCTCACATTATTAACGTAGTAAAATATCAGCTCATGCATTAATCCCGAAACAAGAAAAGTTGCCAGCATGGCAACACGTTGAGCCCATCGGGCCCGCTCTTtacccaccaccaccaccaccacccaccTCACTGGGTTATACACACTCAGGCGCAACATATTCGTTACAGTGAGATTCCATCTCCTTCCCCAGAAATCTTGCAGCGAAGTTGAGAAATAAGGTTCGTTCGATGGCGGATCTAACTCGACCTCTAAACCAACAAAATACTTAATGATAAAGCTCGAAAACGCGACGAGAATATCAATCACAAGGAAAATCATCAGACAATACACAATCAAAACCAACTTGTGATGCATTTCACTTGTTGCACGTAAAATCATCTCCATGCATGCAGCAAGTATGACACATTCTGCAGGCAAATTCAATGGGATTTTCCTGTTGAAATTCGACGTAAAGCCGTGTTGTTTGGCTCTGAGAGGGAGAGTGGCTATGCAAATGAAGACCAGTAGAGATAATTTCTTCGCGTTGGCCGCGGGCGCGTTGATAACAAGTGGTCCTTGATCAAATGCAAAGAGAGTGAGCTTGAAGTTGGCAAGCCAAGTAATGAAGAAAGTGGTGAGTGCTATAAGAAATGCAGAAGAAAAGTAAAGTGGGAGGATTGTGAAGAGATGAATAATGGGTAAAAGAGAAATTAGCCTTGGTATACCTTTTGGTAATTTGGATGAGAAGAAGTAGCAGTAACAAAGAGAGGGAATTATAGAGACAGGAACATAAATTGATGTCATTTCTTGTAATTGTACCACAAGTTTATAGTATAAGTTATAAATAGTAGTAATATAATATAGATTTATGTTAATGTCTTGATCTTGAGAAATGAGGTAGAAGGGTGTATTTTAAGTAAGTTACATGTGCAAAGTTTGTTTAATCATTTAGATAGTGTGACCTTGAAATCTTGTTTTTCTTAGGAAAGgtagtctttttttctttttgctttccCACCGGTCTCCGATGCCCATTGAAGTCTCGGATTTTCTCCGGGACTCGAATCCGAGACCTCTGATTAATGGCGTCCAATGCCCATTGAAATCCGACTAATCCAGATCGCACGTTGCAAAGCCCATTGTGGGAGGTAGTGCTACCCCCAACAGGATTTCTCCATATCCAGGGttcgaacccgagacctctgattaagggtggaacaGTCCCACCACTACACCACAACTCTTGTTGGTTAGGAATGGTAGTCACACAAGTGCGCAAAACTAGTAAAAATTGGTTAGATGCAATCATATCAACACTAACACATCGAATCTCatcaaaatttcaaagttaaaaCACATTGGATCTCAtcaaaattttgaagttgagCACATTGGATATCATCAGAATCTCGAGGTTAAAATGATCTTGAATAAATCAAATGAATAAATGCACAAAAGTTTTATTATTCTACCCCTTCATTATATGTGTAAGTGCAGCTACctcagaaaaaaaaaagtatgaatCGTTGGGAATATTTTCGAAATCTAATCATACATCTAATGAACCAAATTCTAATTACATTCAGAAGGGAAAACACTACTACATATAAAGTAGTCAGGAAACAAAATTGGAAAAAGTACAGTTGATTCTTCCAGAGGTGTGTACTATCGCGCTGAGTTGATAACATTGTGTTTCTATATTTGTATCTAAACGCATTTTGCACTTTACTATCATTCACATAAAACACGTGTTCTCTTCGTTTATGTTTGTTCTTCTTGCTTTCTTCCCTTGCTTATTATTTGTCCCTTCTAGCTATAAAAACAAAAACGATGAACTATTGTTCATTATCTGGTTCTGTACCTTCGTATTCAACTTCATGAGAAGAGGCTGTACTGGTGTTGTGTATCCTCAAGTAATGAGGATGATGGCAC
Coding sequences within:
- the LOC107877416 gene encoding probable long-chain-alcohol O-fatty-acyltransferase 3 codes for the protein MSSIHIFLYIIFSLCYCYFFSSKIPKGIPRLISLLPIIYFFTILPLYFSSAFLIGLTTFFITWLANFKLLLFAFNQGPLSSLTKNNLTIKNLPIFIFMASLPLRSKQNNMEKKQIKKIPLNLGVEFVLFAIILELTFHYKSQIHPILILICYSLLIFLVVDILVALSSFIVKNIMVGLDLELELPSNEPYLSTSLQDFWGHRWNLTVTNILRLTVYDPMTSALCHVVGKEWARRVAMLATFVVSGLMHELLFYYVNGVRPSWEMTGFFVLHGLCVMGEIGVKKGLKDTWQLPGFVSGPLTVGFVVVTAFGLFFPPIIRNGADERVLEEVGFCFDLFKDKMLQFVEYFG
- the LOC107878767 gene encoding probable long-chain-alcohol O-fatty-acyltransferase 5 is translated as MTSIYVPVSIIPSLCYCYFFSSKLPKGIPRLISLLPIIHLFTILPLYFSSAFLIALTTFFITWLANFKLTLFAFDQGPLVINAPAANAKKLSLLVFICIATLPLRAKQHGFTSNFNRKIPLNLPAECVILAACMEMILRATSEMHHKLVLIVYCLMIFLVIDILVAFSSFIIKYFVGLEVELDPPSNEPYFSTSLQDFWGRRWNLTVTNMLRLSVYNPVRWVVVVVVGKERARWAQRVAMLATFLVSGLMHELIFYYVNNVRPSWEMTGFFALHGLCVVVETDVKRALKDTWRLSGLISGPLTIGFVMVTSFGLFFPPLIRNGADVKVLEEFVFCCDFFKLKMLQFVSHFG